A genome region from Solanum pennellii chromosome 12, SPENNV200 includes the following:
- the LOC107006818 gene encoding UDP-glycosyltransferase 75C1-like: MNKQHFLVISLPAQGHINPTLQLAKNLARAGARATFITTVYGLNRMNNLPTQDGLFYSSFSDGCDDDSWMNSNNTVDYFMNDLKINGSKNLKDLVRKFSDEGHPVTFLVYTILLPWVAVVAREIHVPSAFLVIQCGTAFAIYYHLLNSTNGVYSNSASDFTVMPSFPIEIPELPLFSCNDIPTIVLPNNHLSSIMIPILREHIQNLENDPNSYVLINTFNALEEKSMRVIDKFRMFSIGPLVPLAFSDGNDPKDKSFGCELFDKPEKNYHQWLDSRPEGSVVYVSFGSLAVLKKEQEREILRGLLESERPFLWTRRKGEDEGKKKNLECDDVIIDEKLGLIVPWCSQMEVLCHKSIGCFVTHCGWNSTLESLVSGVPIVGYPQFSDQTTNAKMLEEVWGIGVRVKEVEGLVKKEELKRCLGILMENGEKGEEIKRNVKKWRNLALDALKIGGSSHDNLKKFIEGL; this comes from the exons ATGAATAAACAACATTTCCTTGTTATTTCTTTGCCTGCACAAGGCCACATAAACCCCACTCTCCAACTAGCCAAAAACCTAGCACGCGCCGGTGCACGCGCCACCTTCATCACGACCGTTTACGGCCTTAACCGAATGAACAACCTTCCAACACAAGACGGGCTATTCTATTCCTCGTTCTCCGATGGGTGCGACGATGATTCTTGGATGAATTCGAACAACACAGTCGATTATTTCATGAACGATTTAAAGATAAACGGATCGAAAAACCTCAAAGATCTCGTTCGGAAATTTTCCGACGAGGGTCACCCCGTTACATTCTTGGTCTACACAATTCTCTTGCCGTGGGTTGCGGTGGTGGCGCGTGAGATACACGTGCCGTCAGCTTTTCTTGTCATTCAATGTGGTACTGCTTTTGCAATTTATTACCATTTGTTAAATTCCACTAACGGAGTTTATAGTAACTCCGCTAGCGATTTTACGGTTATGCCCTCCTTTCCTATTGAAATTCCGGAATTGCCCTTATTTTCATGCAATGATATTCCTACTATAGTTTTACCTAATAATCATCTTTCTTCAATCATGATACCTATTTTGAGAGAACACAtacaaaatcttgaaaatgatCCAAATTCTTATGTACTCATCAACACGTTCAACGCGTTAGAAGAAAAATCCATGAGAGTTATCGATAAATTCAGGATGTTTTCGATAGGCCCTTTGGTTCCCTTAGCTTTTTCTGACGGAAATGACCCTAAGGACAAGTCATTTGGATGTGAATTATTTGATAAACCCGAAAAAAACTATCATCAATGGTTGGATTCGAGACCTGAGGGCTCTGTTGTGTATGTATCGTTCGGGAGCTTAGCCGTGTTAAAGAAAGAACAAGAGAGAGAAATTTTACGCGGATTATTAGAAAGTGAAAGGCCTTTTTTATGGACGAGGAGAAAAGGGGAAGAcgaaggaaaaaagaagaatctTGAATGTGACGATGTCATAATAGACGAAAAATTAGGTTTAATTGTGCCTTGGTGTTCACAAATGGAG GTACTATGCCATAAGTCGATAGGGTGTTTTGTTACACACTGTGGATGGAATTCGACTCTAGAAAGTCTGGTGAGTGGAGTACCTATTGTGGGGTATCCACAATTTTCTGACCAAACAACAAATGCCAAAATGTTGGAGGAAGTTTGGGGAATTGGAGTTAGAGTAAAAGAAGTGGAAGGACTTGTAAAAAAAGAAGAGTTAAAGAGGTGTTTGGGAATTTTAATGGAAAATGGAGAAAAGGgggaagaaataaaaaggaatgtGAAGAAATGGAGAAATTTGGCTTTGGATGCTTTAAAAATTGGAGGTTCTTCACATGACAATCTCAAGAAATTCATAGAGGGTTTGTAA